A stretch of Leptospira sp. WS39.C2 DNA encodes these proteins:
- a CDS encoding DMT family transporter, with amino-acid sequence MKTSSPSFLRSVLELNLTILIMGNVTLFAKLLPFPAVTIISGRALFSVLILGLFFILRRKSISYKSFKDFSFVFGIGILFALHWVTYFHSIQVSTVAVGMLSLFTYPVFSAILEPVLGGKKPEPFALFLASFSLFGLFLIVPDLSWDNQMFQGVVWGVVSAVLYAIRNLLTKEMHVHYPSSQILFTQLFATSLVLLPFADGLSQMLAEPKYLFFQVILAGIFTSLAHTIWIRSLSNLSVTTAGTLSTLSPIYGSLAAWYFLGEIPPDRLWLGGAVILFCAVMEVYRKREESGKGEEV; translated from the coding sequence GTGAAAACTTCTTCGCCTTCGTTTCTTAGATCTGTACTCGAGCTCAATTTGACGATCCTCATTATGGGGAACGTCACTTTGTTTGCCAAACTCCTCCCTTTCCCTGCCGTCACGATTATCTCAGGTCGGGCCTTATTTTCTGTTTTGATCTTAGGATTATTTTTTATCCTTCGTCGTAAGTCCATATCGTATAAAAGTTTTAAGGATTTTAGTTTTGTGTTTGGGATTGGGATTTTGTTCGCCTTACATTGGGTGACTTACTTTCACTCCATCCAAGTATCAACGGTCGCCGTTGGGATGTTGTCTCTTTTTACATACCCTGTGTTTTCTGCAATCCTCGAACCAGTATTAGGTGGGAAGAAACCAGAACCTTTTGCTTTGTTTTTGGCTTCCTTTTCGCTTTTTGGATTATTTCTAATCGTGCCGGATTTGTCTTGGGACAACCAAATGTTCCAAGGTGTGGTTTGGGGTGTGGTATCTGCCGTTTTGTATGCGATTCGTAATCTACTTACAAAAGAGATGCATGTCCATTACCCAAGTTCTCAAATTTTATTCACCCAACTTTTCGCCACATCACTTGTACTACTCCCATTTGCTGATGGGCTCTCCCAGATGCTCGCAGAACCTAAATACTTATTTTTCCAAGTGATCCTTGCGGGAATTTTTACTTCTCTTGCCCATACGATTTGGATCCGCAGTTTGTCAAATTTATCTGTGACCACAGCGGGAACATTGTCCACACTGAGCCCAATTTACGGGAGTTTGGCGGCATGGTATTTTTTGGGTGAAATTCCTCCCGATCGGTTATGGCTTGGTGGAGCTGTCATTTTATTTTGTGCGGTGATGGAAGTGTATCGGAAACGAGAGGAGAGCGGAAAGGGGGAGGAGGTTTAA
- the pyrF gene encoding orotidine-5'-phosphate decarboxylase: MTSFLTKFHSRRDKLRSLLCIGIDPELEKLPQVCLDSKSPLVYFTETIVRYTHPYAVSWKPNIAFFERLGTEGYFALEHMVHLMKEISPEVPILMDAKRGDLANTSKEYAKYFFQTLKVDALTVNPYMGRDSLLPYLDLGGTIFVLGLTSNSSSADFQKLKTNANGLYLYEEVSDQMVRLGESYPGQVGLVVGGTHPSEIQSLRNRHPNLCFLIPGYGAQGGDLDAIMKASGKEALINSSRGITMSSLAENFGEVAKKKAEEVHLQMNQLFS, from the coding sequence ATGACATCGTTTTTAACAAAATTTCATTCTCGGAGGGACAAATTACGTTCCCTCTTATGTATTGGGATCGACCCTGAATTAGAAAAATTACCACAAGTTTGTTTGGATTCAAAATCCCCCCTTGTCTATTTTACCGAAACCATTGTACGATACACTCACCCTTATGCAGTTTCTTGGAAACCGAACATTGCTTTTTTTGAACGTCTGGGTACAGAAGGGTACTTTGCATTAGAACATATGGTTCACTTAATGAAGGAAATATCTCCTGAGGTTCCCATTCTTATGGATGCTAAAAGAGGAGACCTTGCCAACACCTCCAAAGAATATGCGAAGTATTTTTTCCAAACTTTAAAAGTGGATGCCCTTACAGTGAATCCGTACATGGGTCGTGATAGTTTGTTGCCATATTTGGATTTGGGTGGAACGATCTTTGTTTTAGGGTTAACCTCCAATTCTAGTTCCGCTGATTTCCAAAAATTAAAAACCAATGCCAATGGATTGTATCTATATGAAGAGGTGAGTGACCAGATGGTCCGCCTTGGTGAATCTTACCCTGGCCAAGTGGGTCTTGTTGTAGGTGGGACCCATCCATCAGAGATCCAATCACTTCGTAACCGTCATCCCAATTTATGTTTTCTCATTCCAGGGTATGGTGCCCAAGGTGGAGATTTGGATGCCATCATGAAAGCCAGTGGGAAAGAAGCTCTTATCAATTCCTCAAGAGGGATAACCATGAGTTCTCTTGCGGAAAATTTTGGAGAAGTCGCAAAAAAGAAAGCTGAAGAAGTACATTTGCAAATGAACCAACTCTTCTCTTAA
- a CDS encoding class I SAM-dependent methyltransferase yields the protein MEKSANQSLLQETIDSELFSELKDKSVTEQYPIFRKIFFKAMSSMKRGSLRMILPNGEQVILGDTNSGYDPKFHTALIHVKNPIFFKKSVLHGDIGFSESYLTGDWDTDSIENVISWFILNVDEAPNLSGAKKKLFHLDLFNLGNKFLHFLRRNTLTGSKKNIVEHYDLGNSFYKLFLDPTMTYSSAYFESLNQTLEEAQTVKVDKLCQKLKLNPKDHLLEIGSGWGFLSIHAAKNYGCKVTTVTLSEEQYKFAKERIEKEGLSDKIEIRIQDYRKIEGKFSKLVSVEMLEAVGDAFYETFFQKCQDLLTQDGIMALQVITCPDSRFTSFKKGIDFIQKHIFPGSLLPSIGRMNQAINRTGDMYLHHLEDMGLSYAKTLRLWSKAFEENLTEVRTQGYSEAFIRKWRYYLAYCAAAFQMRNISVVQSVYVRPNNLNI from the coding sequence TTGGAAAAATCAGCGAACCAGTCCCTTTTACAAGAAACGATTGATTCAGAGCTTTTTAGTGAACTAAAGGATAAGTCAGTCACAGAACAATATCCTATTTTTAGAAAAATATTTTTTAAAGCAATGAGTTCCATGAAACGTGGATCTCTTCGTATGATATTGCCGAACGGCGAACAAGTGATATTGGGTGATACAAATAGTGGATATGATCCAAAGTTTCATACGGCTCTTATTCATGTAAAAAATCCAATATTCTTCAAGAAATCTGTGTTACACGGTGACATTGGCTTCTCCGAATCCTATTTAACTGGAGATTGGGATACTGATTCTATTGAAAATGTAATTTCTTGGTTTATATTGAATGTGGACGAAGCTCCTAATTTATCTGGTGCAAAGAAAAAACTGTTCCATTTGGATTTGTTCAATTTGGGAAATAAGTTTTTACATTTCCTTCGCAGAAATACACTTACAGGTAGTAAAAAAAATATAGTAGAACACTATGATTTAGGGAATAGTTTTTATAAATTATTTTTAGATCCTACTATGACTTATAGCTCAGCTTATTTTGAGTCGCTTAACCAAACTTTGGAAGAAGCTCAAACCGTAAAAGTTGATAAACTTTGTCAAAAATTAAAATTAAATCCAAAAGATCACCTTTTGGAAATTGGAAGTGGTTGGGGATTTTTGTCCATCCATGCTGCTAAGAATTACGGGTGTAAAGTAACGACTGTAACACTTTCTGAAGAACAATATAAGTTTGCAAAAGAACGCATTGAAAAAGAAGGTTTGTCCGACAAAATCGAAATTCGAATCCAAGATTATCGAAAAATTGAAGGTAAGTTTTCAAAACTTGTTTCTGTGGAAATGTTGGAAGCAGTGGGAGATGCGTTTTATGAAACTTTTTTCCAGAAGTGCCAAGACTTACTCACACAAGATGGAATTATGGCATTACAGGTGATTACATGTCCTGACTCTCGTTTTACTTCCTTTAAGAAAGGAATTGATTTTATTCAAAAACATATTTTCCCAGGTTCTCTTTTGCCTTCTATTGGACGAATGAACCAAGCGATCAATCGGACAGGTGACATGTATTTGCATCATTTGGAAGATATGGGTTTGAGTTATGCAAAAACTCTTCGTTTGTGGTCAAAAGCATTTGAAGAAAACCTAACGGAAGTGAGGACACAAGGATATAGTGAAGCTTTTATCCGAAAATGGAGATATTATTTGGCATATTGTGCAGCAGCGTTCCAAATGAGAAACATCAGTGTTGTCCAATCCGTTTATGTCAGACCTAATAATTTAAATATTTAA
- a CDS encoding PLU-1-like domain protein: MEYPELESYFQKLTDITDRIAMMNNHFDATPEIDISQLSDFIEDIQSKDWENTDREYYELFTSYFTFHVKTVEEIIQEAREILNPENREHVKKLVSHVRKADDWFLSLKKKRKLARTQVA, translated from the coding sequence ATGGAATATCCTGAATTGGAATCTTATTTCCAGAAATTAACTGATATAACAGACCGTATCGCAATGATGAATAATCATTTTGATGCGACACCTGAGATCGACATATCACAGTTATCTGATTTTATTGAAGACATTCAATCAAAGGATTGGGAAAACACTGATAGAGAGTATTATGAACTCTTTACTAGTTATTTCACTTTCCATGTAAAAACTGTAGAAGAAATCATCCAAGAAGCACGTGAGATTTTGAATCCTGAAAATAGGGAACACGTGAAAAAATTAGTAAGCCATGTTCGAAAGGCTGATGATTGGTTCTTAAGTCTCAAAAAGAAACGCAAACTTGCTCGTACACAAGTAGCATAA
- the speE gene encoding polyamine aminopropyltransferase, which produces MEIWYTEKLELEKGRAVSYRVTKTIESLQSPFQKIDIFETQSFGRMFTLDGVTMVTNKDEHSYHEMIAHIPMMSHPNPESVLVIGGGDGGTVREVLKHPSVKEVVLCEIDKAVVDISYKYFPECADAMKDPKVIHHYDDGAKFARDNKGRFDVILVDSSDPVGPAEVLFKEPFFRDMASALKPTGIIATQAESFWYHGDVITSLFEFIPKIFPEYGYYYTTIPTYPSGIIGFTFLSNAIDPYSVTPDPKRVPKGLKYYSPEIHKAAFVLPEFAKAYIKRKG; this is translated from the coding sequence ATGGAGATTTGGTACACAGAAAAATTGGAATTAGAAAAAGGGCGAGCCGTCAGTTACCGAGTAACAAAGACAATCGAAAGCCTACAATCTCCGTTCCAAAAAATTGATATATTTGAAACACAATCGTTCGGGCGTATGTTCACTCTTGATGGTGTAACAATGGTTACGAACAAAGACGAACATTCTTATCATGAAATGATTGCCCATATCCCAATGATGAGCCATCCAAACCCAGAATCTGTTCTTGTGATTGGAGGAGGGGATGGCGGAACGGTTCGTGAAGTATTAAAACACCCTTCAGTCAAAGAAGTTGTTTTGTGTGAGATTGACAAAGCGGTTGTCGACATCAGTTATAAATACTTTCCTGAATGTGCGGATGCGATGAAAGACCCAAAGGTCATCCACCACTATGATGATGGAGCAAAATTTGCAAGAGACAACAAAGGTCGTTTTGATGTAATCCTTGTGGATTCGAGTGATCCAGTAGGACCTGCAGAAGTTTTGTTTAAAGAGCCTTTTTTTCGTGATATGGCAAGTGCCTTGAAACCAACAGGGATCATTGCCACACAAGCGGAATCATTTTGGTACCATGGCGATGTGATCACTTCACTCTTTGAATTCATTCCAAAAATTTTCCCTGAATATGGATACTATTACACAACCATTCCCACTTACCCATCTGGGATCATTGGGTTTACCTTTTTATCCAATGCAATTGATCCGTATTCGGTAACACCAGACCCGAAACGAGTTCCAAAAGGTCTCAAATACTATAGCCCTGAAATCCACAAAGCCGCTTTTGTATTGCCTGAGTTTGCAAAAGCTTATATCAAACGAAAAGGCTAA
- a CDS encoding ferritin family protein, with translation MKSLKKTSFIEAVAAAIEHEVQCFNFYLKLSESLPEGQIRELFSQLALDGDEHIKYIKDIYKSAEGKELPNLKQLSEIEKFHSSTIQKIMDRLDRNKNAEVKADEKKAIELAIREGEDARNFYATIRGKFQDPKINLLFQKLANFNESNNSLLEAQAMAMEQSTPADQVFYWEDEELLAQVNSTSKAQGKSKPSVQPKATAKPKTSAKGKPASKPKVTSKPVAKPQNKVKAKKAVKKAAKPTPKKAKPKAKPAKKKGKKK, from the coding sequence ATGAAATCACTAAAAAAAACATCCTTTATTGAAGCAGTAGCGGCTGCCATTGAACATGAGGTTCAATGTTTCAATTTTTATCTTAAACTATCCGAAAGTTTGCCTGAAGGGCAAATTAGAGAACTTTTCAGCCAACTTGCGTTAGATGGTGATGAACATATCAAATACATCAAAGACATTTACAAAAGTGCTGAAGGAAAGGAACTCCCTAACCTCAAACAACTTTCGGAGATTGAAAAATTCCATTCTTCCACCATCCAAAAGATTATGGATCGTTTGGACCGAAATAAAAACGCAGAAGTAAAAGCTGATGAAAAAAAGGCAATTGAACTTGCGATCCGAGAAGGGGAAGATGCGCGTAATTTTTATGCGACCATTCGTGGGAAATTCCAAGACCCAAAAATCAATTTGTTATTTCAAAAATTAGCAAATTTTAATGAATCCAATAATTCGCTTTTGGAAGCCCAAGCGATGGCGATGGAACAATCCACTCCAGCGGACCAAGTTTTTTATTGGGAAGATGAAGAACTTCTTGCTCAGGTGAATTCCACATCAAAAGCACAAGGAAAATCTAAACCAAGTGTGCAACCAAAGGCAACAGCAAAACCAAAAACTTCAGCTAAGGGGAAACCGGCTTCTAAGCCAAAGGTAACTTCAAAACCAGTGGCAAAACCGCAAAACAAAGTGAAGGCGAAAAAAGCTGTTAAAAAGGCCGCAAAACCAACACCTAAAAAAGCAAAACCAAAGGCAAAACCGGCAAAGAAAAAAGGTAAGAAAAAATAG
- a CDS encoding DUF302 domain-containing protein gives MLGLTVHRKKSFEDTIKDTTEALKKEGFGVLTTIDVKQTLKDKINVDFKRYTILGACNPSFAHRALQTTDEIGMLLPCNVVVTEEKNGEIKVSIFDPMTMTKLVQNSELETIAKEVQDKLVRVIHHLHE, from the coding sequence ATGTTAGGTTTAACCGTTCACAGAAAAAAAAGTTTCGAAGATACCATAAAAGATACCACAGAAGCATTAAAAAAAGAAGGTTTTGGAGTTCTCACGACAATTGATGTCAAACAAACCCTAAAAGACAAAATTAACGTAGATTTCAAACGTTATACCATCCTTGGTGCATGTAACCCCAGTTTTGCGCATAGAGCCCTACAAACCACAGACGAAATTGGAATGTTGTTACCATGTAATGTAGTAGTGACAGAAGAAAAAAACGGAGAAATCAAAGTATCCATCTTTGATCCAATGACCATGACAAAACTTGTCCAAAACTCCGAACTTGAAACCATCGCCAAAGAAGTACAAGACAAACTCGTCCGAGTGATCCACCACTTACACGAATAA
- a CDS encoding DUF2505 family protein, producing MKYQVTHTFPVPLDKLLHAREERYKHLDQFPDLKNVTLLEEKKEGNLIHQKRKVSLEGSMPAVLSAALNDLSLLEESTFDITTNTHEFKISPPGKDNVFVIKGKSKYEASGSESKRSYDVDVVSSLLFVSPIVEKAIEEIHKHSLEKDRKSIAKFLGVES from the coding sequence GTGAAATACCAAGTCACCCATACATTCCCAGTTCCGTTAGATAAACTTTTGCATGCAAGAGAGGAGAGATACAAACACCTAGACCAGTTCCCTGATCTAAAGAATGTCACTTTACTCGAAGAAAAAAAAGAAGGGAACCTCATCCACCAAAAACGAAAGGTGAGTTTAGAAGGATCAATGCCTGCCGTATTATCAGCTGCACTCAACGATCTTTCCTTACTCGAAGAGTCTACTTTTGACATCACCACAAACACCCATGAGTTTAAAATTTCCCCACCTGGCAAAGACAATGTGTTTGTGATCAAAGGGAAAAGTAAGTACGAAGCAAGTGGATCTGAGTCCAAACGTTCTTATGATGTGGATGTAGTTTCTAGTTTACTCTTTGTTTCTCCTATTGTGGAAAAAGCCATCGAAGAAATTCACAAACATAGTTTGGAGAAGGACAGAAAATCCATCGCCAAATTTCTAGGGGTTGAATCCTAA
- a CDS encoding NAD(P)/FAD-dependent oxidoreductase: MKETLAIVGTGIAGLGSAYFLKNDFDLTIFDHADYIGGHTNTVMVEEDGIQIPIDTGFIVFNHVTYPNLLRLFQTLNVPTKKSDMSFSVQFDPTKLEFCGSGLAGLFAQKKNLFRPRYLKMLLEINRFNTDAPKILDNPTYDDWNLGRYMDHFGYGKDILNYYLIPMSSAVWSTPPDLMLEFPAKSLIRFFYNHGFLGLSTQHQWYTVDGGSKEYVKRIIPPIKDRFRLNTPVQSVNRLPNGKVELVLPEGKKEVFDKVLLATHGHLSAKLLGNPTKLEKELLPLYQYQHNTATLHTDDADMPKIKSCWSSWNYKITESKQGKLEPYTIYWMNQLQKVSNKKNYFVTINDPGRVRENHIIKKIDYEHPLFSVEASLGQSRLPLLNEDGPIYFAGAYFRYGFHEDGFLSAVNVSKSILKRDPWT, from the coding sequence GTGAAAGAAACATTAGCAATCGTTGGAACAGGAATCGCAGGTTTAGGTTCTGCATACTTTTTAAAAAATGATTTTGATTTAACTATTTTTGACCATGCAGATTATATCGGTGGTCATACGAATACGGTTATGGTGGAAGAAGATGGAATCCAGATTCCCATCGATACTGGTTTTATCGTTTTCAATCATGTGACCTATCCTAATCTATTACGATTATTCCAAACACTGAATGTTCCTACTAAAAAATCTGATATGTCTTTTAGTGTTCAGTTTGATCCCACCAAACTAGAGTTTTGTGGGTCTGGACTTGCTGGTTTATTTGCTCAGAAAAAAAACCTATTCCGACCCAGGTATTTAAAGATGTTATTAGAAATTAACAGATTTAATACGGATGCTCCAAAAATTTTAGATAACCCTACTTATGATGATTGGAATTTGGGACGTTATATGGATCACTTTGGGTATGGAAAAGACATTCTCAATTATTATCTCATTCCAATGAGTTCTGCTGTTTGGTCCACTCCACCAGATTTGATGTTGGAATTCCCTGCCAAATCTCTCATTCGCTTTTTTTACAATCATGGATTTTTAGGACTTAGTACACAACACCAGTGGTATACAGTTGATGGTGGTTCAAAAGAATATGTAAAACGAATCATCCCTCCGATCAAAGACCGATTCCGATTGAATACACCTGTCCAATCCGTTAACCGTTTGCCAAATGGGAAAGTGGAACTTGTCTTACCTGAAGGGAAAAAAGAAGTTTTTGATAAAGTTTTACTAGCCACTCACGGACATTTATCTGCAAAATTGCTTGGAAACCCAACAAAACTAGAAAAAGAATTACTCCCTCTTTATCAATACCAACATAACACTGCTACCCTTCATACCGATGATGCGGATATGCCAAAGATCAAATCTTGTTGGTCGAGCTGGAATTATAAAATCACCGAATCCAAACAAGGGAAATTGGAACCTTATACAATTTATTGGATGAATCAATTACAAAAAGTATCAAATAAGAAGAACTACTTTGTCACGATCAATGACCCGGGTCGTGTCAGAGAAAACCATATCATCAAAAAAATTGATTATGAACATCCATTGTTTTCCGTAGAAGCATCCCTTGGTCAAAGCCGTCTGCCGTTGTTAAATGAAGATGGCCCCATTTATTTTGCAGGTGCTTATTTTCGGTATGGATTCCATGAAGATGGATTTTTGTCTGCAGTGAATGTATCAAAAAGTATTTTAAAACGAGACCCATGGACTTAA
- a CDS encoding DUF1574 domain-containing protein — MDSIFRIPYIQTLAKIDLTAVNYKAKSDFLEKLVKEKPGVNTPKTKKIMLVLGSSRLLYFDHDELTSFYPDWEIYNLSSAVTTPAYYDFQLTKILDAGIKPDLVIMETDPNQFNQNSVFKSSNLTYSFDLGYVLSNLSLFGKDHVSFYLGRKLFAVGTYKPYLDQMWKNFKNPYLDNVLGMHQSTYDYILSHNGNGLSPIDNYMEKDSNALLLTSHRTLDWLFASYQRSNMQFGFYEKILTRLQEEKIKAVIVWPLSSPDFESLMEKESLVKTWEAEIDGITKNHNFSILKLKNDPSYTCNAFADGGHVAKDCYRGLMRSILLEYFRKYEPNRL, encoded by the coding sequence GTGGATTCCATATTTAGAATCCCATATATTCAAACACTTGCGAAAATTGATTTAACAGCAGTTAATTATAAAGCAAAATCTGATTTTTTAGAAAAATTAGTGAAAGAAAAACCAGGAGTGAATACTCCCAAAACAAAAAAAATCATGTTGGTTTTGGGTTCCTCTCGTTTGTTGTATTTTGATCATGATGAACTTACTTCCTTTTATCCAGATTGGGAGATATACAATTTATCTTCTGCAGTAACCACTCCAGCTTATTACGACTTCCAACTCACAAAAATTTTAGATGCTGGCATCAAACCGGATCTTGTTATTATGGAAACCGATCCGAACCAATTTAACCAAAACTCTGTGTTCAAAAGTTCAAACTTAACTTACAGTTTTGATTTAGGTTATGTATTATCAAATTTATCATTGTTTGGGAAAGACCACGTTTCTTTTTATTTGGGACGTAAACTTTTTGCTGTAGGCACTTACAAACCGTATTTGGACCAAATGTGGAAGAATTTTAAAAATCCATATTTAGATAATGTTCTAGGCATGCACCAATCAACATACGATTATATTCTTTCTCATAATGGGAATGGTTTATCTCCAATTGATAATTATATGGAGAAAGATTCTAACGCACTCCTTCTTACTAGTCACCGAACGCTTGATTGGTTATTTGCCTCTTACCAAAGGAGTAATATGCAGTTTGGTTTTTATGAAAAAATTCTGACTAGATTACAGGAAGAAAAAATCAAAGCTGTTATCGTTTGGCCTTTATCTTCACCAGATTTTGAATCTTTAATGGAAAAAGAATCTCTTGTGAAAACATGGGAGGCTGAAATTGACGGTATTACAAAAAATCATAATTTTTCAATTTTGAAGTTAAAAAATGACCCATCTTATACTTGTAATGCGTTTGCAGATGGAGGCCATGTTGCGAAGGATTGTTATCGAGGTCTAATGAGATCTATTTTATTGGAATACTTTCGTAAGTATGAGCCAAATCGTTTGTAA
- a CDS encoding lysoplasmalogenase, translating into MAKEIVLFVLFSIVHLLAIVTITKEDVFYLPSKIIPILILIVALFRSFPTLEKRGKLVAVGLVFSLFGDSFLAIPKEGYFVPGLGSFLIAQLIYSYAFTIDSKIKPVLAIPFLLFGCSFFMVLVPKLGALTIPVGFYISAICLMGWRAAARNSITKPFYLGLLGALVFILSDSIIAYSMFLNREMDRSVASLGIMITYYLAQLLIYAATKTEELDVQSVKNT; encoded by the coding sequence ATGGCTAAAGAAATTGTTTTGTTCGTTCTCTTTTCTATTGTACATCTACTCGCGATTGTAACGATCACGAAAGAAGATGTATTTTATCTTCCCTCTAAAATTATCCCAATCTTAATCTTGATTGTTGCGTTGTTTCGTTCGTTTCCAACTTTGGAAAAACGTGGGAAATTGGTAGCGGTGGGGCTTGTTTTTTCTCTTTTTGGCGATAGTTTTTTGGCCATCCCTAAAGAAGGATACTTTGTTCCTGGCCTTGGTTCCTTTCTCATCGCCCAATTGATTTACTCGTATGCGTTTACCATCGATTCCAAAATCAAACCGGTCCTTGCGATTCCATTTTTATTATTTGGATGTTCGTTCTTTATGGTTCTTGTTCCGAAACTCGGAGCTCTAACCATCCCAGTAGGATTTTATATCTCAGCAATTTGTCTTATGGGATGGAGGGCAGCAGCAAGGAATTCCATCACAAAACCATTTTATTTAGGACTTCTTGGTGCGCTTGTTTTTATTCTGTCTGACTCCATTATCGCATATTCAATGTTTCTCAACCGTGAGATGGATCGTTCTGTTGCCTCTTTAGGGATCATGATCACCTATTATCTTGCACAATTGCTGATTTATGCTGCGACAAAGACAGAAGAGTTAGATGTTCAATCAGTGAAAAATACTTGA
- a CDS encoding SRPBCC domain-containing protein codes for MRETKSTFTFDEPIERLWSAVTIYEVLVHWLADEVRGRPKVGGEFSWTWKLGLEGNFTSHGTYKKIDPLKELVMEWKDHPAGDIFLQLIFESTGPNSSKLTIVNGGFPDNDSSQVWLDGAKEAWDGQAVLLKEFLKQNSDISKFMKKT; via the coding sequence ATGAGAGAAACCAAATCTACTTTTACTTTTGATGAACCAATTGAACGATTGTGGTCAGCTGTTACCATTTATGAAGTGTTAGTGCATTGGTTGGCTGATGAAGTTCGAGGAAGGCCAAAGGTAGGAGGAGAATTCTCCTGGACTTGGAAATTGGGACTCGAGGGAAATTTTACATCCCATGGGACTTATAAAAAAATTGATCCGCTGAAAGAACTTGTGATGGAATGGAAAGACCATCCTGCAGGTGACATTTTTTTACAGTTAATTTTTGAATCAACTGGACCGAATAGTTCAAAACTAACAATTGTTAATGGGGGATTCCCTGACAATGATTCTTCACAAGTGTGGCTAGACGGTGCCAAAGAGGCATGGGATGGACAAGCTGTACTCTTAAAAGAATTTCTAAAACAAAATTCTGACATCAGTAAATTTATGAAAAAAACTTGA
- a CDS encoding DUF1365 domain-containing protein — protein MYEADVFHKRTAPTENKFRYKIFNFYLDLEEIDQLSHKSAIFSRNRWNLFSFYDRDHLQFGKTTIYENVKTFLEASGVKVPIGKIFLLTNLRVLGYVFNPVSFYFCFDQKGEPIVAIAEVGNTFGEIKPYIGWFQKANGTIANPDVYIREQKQFYVSPFIPLDSEFEFRLNLPNEKLQIGVDSYEEGKRILITSFIGKKIPFQSKYLLKLFIQFPFITVKIITLIHWQAFKLWIKKIPYIKKHQNLEKQTGVPLGKISEPVPFTRND, from the coding sequence ATGTACGAAGCAGACGTATTTCATAAACGTACTGCACCGACAGAAAACAAATTCCGATATAAAATATTTAATTTTTATTTGGACTTGGAAGAAATAGACCAGTTGTCCCACAAATCAGCGATTTTTTCAAGAAATCGTTGGAATTTGTTCTCTTTTTACGATCGGGACCACCTTCAATTTGGGAAAACAACGATCTATGAAAATGTAAAAACCTTCCTCGAAGCATCTGGTGTGAAGGTGCCCATTGGCAAAATTTTCCTCTTAACCAATCTTAGAGTTCTTGGTTATGTGTTCAATCCAGTCAGTTTCTATTTTTGTTTTGACCAAAAGGGAGAACCGATTGTTGCGATTGCAGAAGTAGGGAATACCTTTGGGGAAATCAAACCATACATAGGTTGGTTTCAAAAAGCAAATGGTACAATTGCAAATCCAGATGTATACATACGCGAACAAAAACAATTTTATGTCTCACCTTTCATCCCATTAGATTCTGAATTTGAATTTCGACTGAACCTTCCCAATGAAAAATTACAGATCGGAGTCGACTCTTATGAAGAAGGGAAACGAATTTTAATCACGTCCTTTATAGGAAAAAAAATTCCATTTCAATCCAAATACTTATTAAAACTTTTCATCCAATTTCCATTTATTACCGTCAAAATAATAACATTGATTCATTGGCAAGCATTCAAGTTGTGGATCAAAAAAATTCCTTACATAAAGAAACACCAAAACTTAGAGAAACAAACAGGAGTTCCCCTTGGAAAAATCAGCGAACCAGTCCCTTTTACAAGAAACGATTGA